A window of the Egibacter rhizosphaerae genome harbors these coding sequences:
- a CDS encoding malate dehydrogenase translates to MKISVIGAGKYGSTLVDKVARMNFADRVVMLDIVEGLPQGLALDMNQSRPIEGFETEIVGTNTYDATAGSDVVVVTAGKPRKPGMSRMDLINDNAQIVGTVAREIAASSPEAVVIVVSNPLDEMTALFQRVSGLPTQRVVGQAGMLDTARFQDKTAAAVGTKPTAVEAMTLGSHGDTMVPVPSRVRVDGKLLADVLDQGTIDDIVEQTRGGGAEVVALLKEGSAYFAPASAAARMVQAIAGDEGAMMPACAWVTGEFGISDVYLGVPVRLDRRGVGEIVEIDLTDDELADLRRAAEAVRDKQSDIDGLV, encoded by the coding sequence GTGAAGATCAGCGTCATCGGCGCGGGTAAGTACGGCTCCACCCTGGTCGACAAGGTCGCGCGCATGAACTTCGCCGACCGGGTCGTGATGCTCGACATCGTCGAGGGGCTGCCCCAGGGCCTCGCGCTCGACATGAACCAGAGCCGGCCCATCGAGGGCTTCGAGACCGAGATCGTCGGCACGAACACCTACGACGCGACCGCCGGGTCCGACGTCGTGGTCGTCACGGCGGGCAAGCCTCGCAAGCCGGGCATGAGCCGGATGGACCTCATCAACGACAACGCGCAGATCGTCGGCACCGTCGCGCGCGAGATCGCCGCCAGCTCCCCCGAGGCGGTCGTCATCGTGGTCTCGAACCCGCTGGACGAGATGACGGCGTTATTCCAGCGCGTGTCGGGTCTGCCGACGCAGCGGGTGGTCGGCCAGGCGGGCATGCTCGACACCGCCCGGTTCCAGGACAAGACGGCGGCCGCGGTCGGCACGAAGCCCACGGCCGTCGAGGCGATGACGCTGGGCAGCCACGGGGACACCATGGTCCCGGTGCCTTCCCGCGTGCGCGTCGACGGCAAGCTGTTGGCCGACGTGCTCGATCAGGGCACGATCGACGACATCGTCGAGCAGACCCGCGGAGGTGGCGCCGAGGTGGTCGCGCTGCTCAAGGAGGGCAGCGCGTACTTCGCCCCCGCGAGCGCCGCTGCCCGGATGGTGCAGGCCATCGCCGGCGACGAGGGCGCGATGATGCCGGCGTGTGCCTGGGTCACCGGCGAGTTCGGGATCAGCGACGTCTACCTGGGTGTCCCGGTGCGGCTCGACCGCCGTGGCGTGGGCGAGATCGTCGAGATCGACCTCACCGACGACGAACTCGCCGACCTGCGCCGGGCGGCCGAGGCGGTCCGCGACAAGCAGTCCGACATCGACGGTCTGGTGTGA
- a CDS encoding cation acetate symporter, producing the protein MIAAATAPVTASGMATLALALMVAVLLAVAARPRRASTLDFYLAGQRVGVATNASAICGDYFSAASFLGVAAAVYAAGLDGIWYATGFAAGFVPVVLFVAAPLRRFGEFSLPDFLGRRLGSERVRLAAVLVVQLVIVSYLVPQAVASGITWELLVGAGIGGLSPYVTGVLVSTAAITALVGLGGMRGATWTQAVQFAFLLLVLLWLTGVTVADGFSYPDAVAEVSETPLANPVPVEDGSGEEAGATAGGAVEGRQGWELRAVPDRIDGGAARFDQPGARYGPASQLALVITLILGTAGLPHVMNRFFTSPTGRAARLTTVWVLGAAGLFYALAVLLGVAARAAIADAADGTPWLAELTVDGVLRVPEHALLALGRLAAGGAGLGVLAAAALVAVMSTIAGLLLAGAASWGHDVYERHLNPRATQRQAMRAGRGAVVVVAAIGAAVAVTLRPAELSGLFPSLVATMVTWAFTLAGSALTPVLLLAIWWRRTTAAGAVAGMVTGSVVAIGAFLAGVVGVAGEGDVAGVLLAPAVLGAPAAMLVTVVVSKVTPTPVDLDRTWVRMHGTAADRQAERLAELTIRGLADPDEPRTPRNGRR; encoded by the coding sequence ATGATCGCCGCGGCCACCGCGCCCGTCACCGCGAGCGGGATGGCGACGCTCGCGCTGGCGCTCATGGTCGCGGTGCTCCTCGCCGTCGCCGCCCGCCCGCGTCGGGCCTCCACCCTCGACTTCTACCTCGCGGGCCAGCGCGTCGGCGTCGCCACCAACGCGAGCGCGATCTGCGGGGACTACTTCAGCGCGGCGTCGTTCCTCGGCGTCGCCGCCGCCGTCTACGCGGCGGGCCTCGACGGGATCTGGTACGCGACCGGGTTCGCGGCCGGGTTCGTGCCGGTCGTCCTCTTCGTCGCCGCGCCGCTGCGCCGCTTCGGCGAGTTCAGCCTGCCCGACTTCCTGGGCCGCCGGCTCGGGAGCGAACGGGTGCGCCTGGCCGCGGTGCTCGTCGTCCAGCTCGTCATCGTGAGCTACCTCGTGCCGCAGGCGGTGGCCAGCGGGATCACCTGGGAGCTGCTCGTCGGCGCCGGGATCGGAGGGCTCTCGCCGTACGTGACCGGCGTGCTCGTCTCGACCGCCGCCATCACCGCGCTCGTGGGTCTCGGGGGCATGCGTGGGGCCACGTGGACGCAGGCGGTGCAGTTCGCCTTCCTGCTGCTCGTGCTGCTGTGGTTGACGGGCGTGACGGTGGCGGACGGCTTCAGCTACCCGGACGCGGTCGCGGAGGTCTCGGAGACCCCGCTCGCGAACCCGGTACCGGTCGAGGACGGCAGCGGGGAGGAGGCCGGGGCCACTGCCGGCGGCGCGGTGGAGGGACGCCAGGGCTGGGAGCTGCGAGCGGTGCCCGACCGCATCGACGGTGGCGCGGCGCGCTTCGACCAGCCGGGCGCGCGCTACGGGCCGGCGAGCCAGCTGGCCCTGGTCATCACGCTCATCCTCGGCACCGCCGGCCTGCCGCACGTGATGAACCGGTTCTTCACGAGCCCGACGGGGCGTGCCGCGCGCCTCACCACCGTCTGGGTGCTCGGCGCGGCCGGCTTGTTCTACGCGCTCGCGGTCCTGCTCGGCGTCGCGGCGCGCGCGGCGATCGCCGATGCCGCCGACGGTACTCCGTGGCTGGCCGAGCTCACCGTCGACGGCGTGCTACGGGTGCCCGAACACGCGCTCCTCGCGCTCGGGCGGCTGGCCGCGGGAGGCGCGGGGCTCGGCGTCCTCGCGGCCGCCGCACTCGTCGCGGTGATGTCGACCATCGCCGGACTGCTGCTCGCCGGGGCCGCCTCGTGGGGCCACGACGTCTACGAGCGCCACCTCAACCCGCGCGCGACCCAGCGCCAGGCGATGCGCGCCGGTCGGGGCGCGGTGGTCGTCGTCGCGGCGATCGGCGCCGCGGTGGCCGTCACGCTGCGCCCCGCCGAGCTGTCGGGCCTGTTCCCCTCGCTCGTCGCGACGATGGTGACCTGGGCGTTCACGCTGGCCGGCAGCGCCCTCACCCCGGTGCTCCTCCTCGCGATCTGGTGGCGCCGCACCACCGCCGCTGGAGCCGTCGCGGGCATGGTCACCGGCAGCGTGGTCGCGATCGGCGCCTTCCTCGCCGGCGTCGTCGGCGTGGCCGGCGAGGGCGACGTCGCGGGGGTCCTGCTCGCACCGGCCGTGCTGGGGGCTCCCGCCGCGATGCTCGTGACGGTCGTGGTGTCGAAGGTCACCCCGACCCCGGTCGACCTCGACCGCACCTGGGTCCGGATGCACGGGACCGCTGCCGACCGGCAGGCCGAGCGGCTGGCCGAGCTCACGATCCGCGGGCTGGCCGATCCGGACGAACCACGAACGCCGAGGAACGGGCGCCGATGA
- a CDS encoding DUF4212 domain-containing protein — MDESDRSDGDGGHGAPVADDPPEPEPDEAEGWQQEYWRRNLRLMVVLLAIWALVSYVFGILLVEPLNNIEILDFPLGFWFAQQGSIYTFVVLILVYCLRMDRLDDEFGVSERDEEGNRR, encoded by the coding sequence GTGGACGAGAGCGACCGGTCTGACGGCGACGGCGGCCACGGGGCCCCCGTCGCCGATGATCCGCCCGAGCCCGAGCCCGACGAGGCCGAGGGGTGGCAGCAGGAGTACTGGCGACGGAACCTGCGCCTCATGGTCGTCCTGCTGGCGATCTGGGCGTTGGTGTCGTACGTGTTCGGGATCCTGCTCGTCGAGCCGCTCAACAACATCGAGATCTTGGACTTCCCGCTGGGCTTCTGGTTCGCCCAGCAGGGCTCCATCTACACCTTCGTCGTGCTGATCCTCGTCTACTGCCTCCGGATGGACCGGCTCGATGACGAGTTCGGCGTGAGCGAGCGGGACGAGGAGGGGAATCGGCGATGA
- a CDS encoding SDR family oxidoreductase has product MDVAVLGAHGQIARHLTQRLARRGDRVRGLVRNTDHHEDVRADGADPVTHDVEHDPVDALVEHVRGAHAVVFAAGAGPGSGAARKETVDYGGAAALLEAAGEAPVDRYVMISAMGTDDPPGDDEVFSVYLRAKARADEELMASDLEWTVVRPGRLTDEPATGLVTLDRHVERGAIPRADVAEVVVACLDEPRTAGHVFEVVGGETPIDDALDALVRGG; this is encoded by the coding sequence ATGGACGTCGCCGTGCTCGGCGCCCATGGACAGATCGCCCGACACCTCACCCAGCGGCTCGCCCGTCGCGGCGACCGGGTTCGCGGACTCGTCCGCAACACCGACCACCACGAGGACGTGCGCGCGGACGGCGCGGATCCGGTCACGCACGACGTCGAGCACGACCCGGTGGACGCACTGGTGGAGCACGTGCGCGGTGCCCACGCGGTGGTGTTCGCGGCCGGTGCGGGTCCCGGCAGCGGCGCCGCCCGCAAGGAGACCGTGGACTACGGCGGGGCCGCCGCGCTGCTCGAGGCCGCGGGTGAGGCACCCGTCGACCGGTACGTGATGATCAGCGCGATGGGGACCGACGACCCTCCGGGCGACGATGAAGTCTTCAGCGTCTACCTGCGCGCGAAGGCCCGGGCCGACGAGGAACTGATGGCCAGCGACCTGGAGTGGACCGTGGTCCGGCCCGGGCGGCTCACCGACGAGCCCGCGACAGGGTTGGTCACGCTGGACCGCCACGTCGAGCGGGGCGCGATCCCGCGGGCCGATGTCGCCGAGGTGGTCGTGGCCTGCCTCGACGAGCCGCGCACCGCGGGCCACGTGTTCGAGGTGGTCGGCGGCGAGACCCCGATCGACGACGCCCTCGACGCCCTCGTCCGCGGCGGGTAG
- a CDS encoding IS110 family transposase, which yields MQHDTTTSTGGVDWATDTNEQCVIAADGAVLLRANTTHDAAGIRRLVSAFLEHGVDRVAIERPDGPVVEALIAAGVEVVVVTPRQVKNLRDRYGAAGNKDDRFDAYVLADVLRTDSHRLVCLTPDSAQTLALRSAVRARTDLVEARVAICNQLRAHLRTVFPAAVGLFADLDSAVSLAFLSRFPNVDKAAWLSHKRLGSWLAKHGYSGRTPTQTLLDRLDAGPEGLTGQVAAAAAHTTLAYVKTLQALRTQISALETQIREQLAGHPDAAIFTSLPRSGQVRAAKLLVEIGDARGRFPTDASLAALAGAAPSTRQSGRHHVVSFRWACDHKLRDAVTDFAADSRHASPWAAAIYDRHRAAGKTHQHATRILARAWLRIIWRCWQDHTAYDPTRHGGNQPFLPPSQELPAVA from the coding sequence ATGCAGCATGACACGACCACGTCCACCGGAGGAGTCGACTGGGCGACCGACACCAACGAGCAGTGCGTCATCGCCGCTGACGGCGCGGTGCTGCTGCGCGCGAACACCACCCATGACGCTGCCGGGATCCGCCGGCTGGTCAGCGCCTTCCTCGAGCACGGGGTCGACCGGGTCGCGATCGAACGGCCCGACGGGCCGGTCGTCGAGGCGCTGATCGCCGCCGGAGTCGAGGTTGTCGTCGTGACGCCGCGGCAGGTGAAGAACTTGCGGGACCGCTACGGCGCCGCGGGCAACAAGGACGACCGCTTCGACGCCTACGTCCTCGCCGATGTGCTGCGCACCGACAGCCACCGGCTCGTCTGCCTGACCCCCGACAGCGCGCAGACCCTCGCGCTGCGCTCGGCCGTGCGCGCCCGCACCGACCTGGTCGAAGCGCGGGTGGCGATCTGCAACCAGCTGCGCGCTCACCTGCGCACGGTGTTCCCCGCCGCCGTCGGCCTGTTCGCTGACCTCGACTCGGCCGTGAGCCTGGCGTTTTTGTCCCGCTTCCCCAACGTCGACAAGGCCGCGTGGTTGTCTCACAAGCGGCTGGGCTCGTGGCTGGCCAAGCACGGCTACAGCGGGCGCACCCCCACCCAGACGCTGCTCGACCGGCTCGACGCCGGCCCCGAAGGGCTCACCGGCCAGGTGGCCGCTGCCGCAGCCCACACCACCCTCGCCTACGTCAAAACCCTGCAGGCGCTGCGCACACAGATCAGCGCGCTCGAGACCCAGATCCGCGAGCAGCTCGCCGGCCACCCCGACGCGGCGATCTTCACGAGCCTGCCCCGCTCGGGGCAGGTCCGCGCCGCCAAGCTGCTGGTCGAGATCGGCGACGCCCGCGGCCGCTTCCCCACCGACGCGTCGCTGGCCGCGCTCGCCGGCGCCGCACCCTCCACCCGACAGTCCGGACGCCACCACGTCGTGTCGTTCCGCTGGGCCTGCGACCACAAGCTCCGCGACGCCGTCACCGACTTCGCCGCCGACAGCCGCCACGCCAGCCCCTGGGCCGCCGCCATCTACGACCGCCACCGCGCCGCCGGCAAGACCCACCAACACGCCACCCGCATCCTCGCCCGCGCCTGGCTGCGCATCATCTGGCGCTGCTGGCAAGACCACACCGCCTACGACCCCACCCGACACGGCGGCAACCAACCGTTCCTGCCCCCCAGCCAAGAACTTCCAGCGGTAGCTTGA
- the acs gene encoding acetate--CoA ligase, with amino-acid sequence MSEPAIANLYSEQRTFPPPESFAAQANANDPSIYEEAEADPEGWWAQHARQLRWMRDFDTVLEWTPPHAKWFIGGELNVADNCLDRHVDAGYGEQIAFYWEGEPGDTRALSYAELKDEVSRFANALRGLGVGKGDRVAIYLPMIPELPVAMLACARIGAIHSVVFAGFSSQALVDRVDDADARVVITADGAYRKGNVVPLKESTDKAIAATDRIETSIVVRRTGAEVDMQAGRDHWYHELVSGQSTECPAEPMDAEDVLYILYTSGTTGKPKGIVHTTGGYLTHVAATQRLVFDLKADSDVYWCAADIGWVTGHSYIVYGPLACRATSVLYEGAPDYPGKDRWWEIANRYGVTILYTAPTAIRAFMKWGAEYPQEHDLSSIRLLGSVGEPINPEAWMWYHQHIGGGNAPVVDTWWQTETGGIMITPLPGITHAKPGSAMVPFPGVKPVVVDDAGEPVPRGSGGYLTLQRPWPGMMRTLWGDDERYRHTYWSSFGPDVYFAGDGAKLDEDGHIWLLGRVDDVMNVSGHRISTTEVESALVDHPKVAEAAVTGRKDELTGEAIVAFVTLRGAEEGNDELAAELREHVAERIGKLARPANVLFTPDLPKTRSGKIMRRLLKDIAEGRELGDVSTLANADIVEELSKSSAGGDE; translated from the coding sequence ATGAGTGAGCCGGCGATCGCGAACCTGTATTCCGAGCAGCGCACTTTCCCGCCGCCCGAGTCGTTCGCGGCGCAGGCCAACGCCAACGACCCGTCGATCTACGAGGAGGCGGAGGCCGATCCCGAGGGGTGGTGGGCCCAACACGCCCGTCAGCTGCGATGGATGCGCGACTTCGACACCGTGCTCGAGTGGACGCCCCCGCACGCGAAGTGGTTCATCGGCGGGGAGCTCAACGTCGCCGACAACTGCCTCGACCGGCACGTCGACGCCGGGTACGGGGAGCAGATCGCCTTCTACTGGGAGGGTGAGCCCGGCGACACGCGCGCGCTGTCCTACGCGGAGCTCAAGGACGAGGTCAGCCGCTTCGCGAACGCGTTGCGTGGCCTGGGCGTCGGCAAGGGCGACCGCGTGGCGATCTACCTCCCGATGATTCCCGAACTGCCCGTGGCGATGCTGGCGTGCGCGCGGATCGGAGCCATCCACTCGGTCGTCTTCGCCGGGTTCTCGAGCCAGGCGCTCGTCGACCGGGTCGACGACGCCGACGCGCGCGTGGTGATCACCGCCGACGGCGCGTACCGCAAGGGCAACGTCGTGCCGCTGAAGGAGTCGACCGACAAGGCGATCGCCGCGACGGACCGCATCGAGACCAGCATCGTCGTGCGCCGGACCGGCGCCGAGGTCGACATGCAGGCGGGCCGCGACCACTGGTACCACGAGCTCGTCAGCGGCCAGTCGACCGAGTGCCCGGCGGAGCCGATGGATGCCGAGGACGTGCTCTACATCCTCTACACGTCCGGGACGACCGGAAAGCCCAAGGGGATCGTGCACACCACCGGTGGCTACCTCACCCACGTCGCGGCCACGCAGCGCCTCGTGTTCGACCTCAAGGCCGACTCGGACGTGTACTGGTGCGCGGCGGACATCGGCTGGGTGACCGGGCACAGCTACATCGTCTACGGGCCGCTCGCGTGCCGCGCGACGAGCGTGTTGTACGAGGGCGCGCCCGACTACCCCGGCAAGGACCGCTGGTGGGAGATCGCCAACCGGTACGGCGTCACGATCCTCTACACCGCCCCGACGGCGATCCGTGCCTTCATGAAGTGGGGCGCGGAGTACCCGCAGGAGCACGACCTCTCCTCGATCCGCCTGCTCGGCAGCGTCGGCGAGCCGATCAATCCCGAGGCGTGGATGTGGTACCACCAGCACATCGGTGGGGGTAACGCGCCCGTGGTGGACACGTGGTGGCAGACCGAGACCGGCGGGATCATGATCACCCCCCTGCCGGGCATCACCCATGCCAAGCCGGGCAGCGCGATGGTCCCGTTCCCGGGGGTCAAGCCGGTCGTCGTGGACGACGCCGGCGAGCCCGTTCCCCGTGGCAGCGGTGGGTACCTGACCCTTCAGCGCCCCTGGCCGGGGATGATGCGCACGCTCTGGGGCGACGACGAGCGCTATCGGCATACGTACTGGTCGAGCTTCGGCCCCGACGTCTACTTCGCCGGCGACGGCGCGAAGCTCGACGAGGACGGCCACATCTGGTTGCTCGGGCGCGTCGACGACGTCATGAACGTGTCGGGACACCGCATCTCGACCACCGAGGTCGAGTCGGCGCTCGTCGATCACCCGAAGGTCGCCGAGGCCGCGGTCACCGGCCGCAAGGACGAGCTCACCGGTGAGGCGATCGTCGCGTTCGTCACCCTGCGGGGTGCCGAGGAGGGCAACGACGAGCTCGCGGCGGAACTGCGCGAGCACGTGGCCGAACGCATCGGCAAGCTCGCCCGCCCCGCGAACGTGTTGTTCACCCCGGATCTGCCGAAGACCCGCTCGGGCAAGATCATGCGGCGACTGCTCAAGGACATCGCCGAGGGTCGAGAGCTCGGCGACGTGTCCACGCTCGCCAACGCCGACATCGTCGAGGAGCTCTCGAAGAGCTCGGCGGGCGGCGACGAGTAG
- a CDS encoding LytR/AlgR family response regulator transcription factor, producing the protein MDDEAPAREELRFLLDGFDDVQVVGEATNGEEALTLLESLDYDVVLLDIRMPGGTGLDVARALRQAPQRPAVIFTTAYGDHAVEAFDLAAADYLVKPFDAERLRRALDRALGHSDDEEPRLAPSSSPPQEGAPEAGSGTEETGKEPPTREPGRSADAGSPTGEAAKERTRRQGPPRIPVQRGDRTVLVDPREIVYAEAARGYSALKLREERVLVTFTLSELERRLGPRFFRTHRSYLVNLDYVRELMSDYQGALVLVLGDGSRVDVSRRQARDLRRLLGI; encoded by the coding sequence GTGGACGACGAGGCGCCCGCACGTGAGGAGCTGCGCTTCCTCCTCGACGGCTTCGACGACGTGCAGGTCGTCGGCGAGGCGACCAACGGGGAGGAGGCGCTGACCCTGCTGGAGAGCCTCGACTACGACGTCGTGCTGCTCGACATCCGCATGCCCGGGGGCACCGGCCTCGACGTCGCCCGAGCGTTGCGGCAGGCACCCCAACGGCCGGCGGTGATCTTCACCACCGCCTATGGCGACCACGCGGTCGAGGCGTTCGACCTGGCCGCCGCCGACTACCTCGTGAAGCCGTTCGACGCCGAGCGTCTTCGTCGCGCGCTCGACCGGGCGCTCGGGCACAGCGACGACGAGGAACCGCGTCTCGCGCCCTCGTCATCGCCCCCACAGGAAGGCGCACCCGAGGCGGGATCGGGGACGGAGGAGACCGGAAAGGAACCGCCCACCCGGGAGCCCGGACGATCGGCCGACGCGGGATCCCCGACGGGGGAGGCCGCCAAGGAGCGAACGCGTCGGCAGGGACCTCCGCGGATCCCGGTGCAACGGGGCGACCGGACGGTCCTCGTCGATCCGCGCGAGATCGTCTACGCGGAGGCCGCACGCGGGTACAGCGCGTTGAAACTCCGCGAGGAGCGGGTCCTGGTGACGTTCACGCTGTCCGAGCTCGAGCGCCGCCTCGGGCCCCGCTTCTTCCGGACCCACCGTTCCTACCTCGTGAACCTCGACTACGTCCGCGAGCTGATGAGCGACTACCAGGGCGCGCTCGTGCTCGTGCTCGGGGACGGCAGCCGCGTCGACGTGTCCCGGCGGCAGGCGCGCGACCTGCGGCGCCTGCTCGGCATCTAG
- a CDS encoding sensor histidine kinase, producing the protein MSGTWLLAAAVGGLWALVFVATQLLVSPPLGTAPTVLGGTTLTVLVILGYPSVLRGPRGLSKAALRTTGSRRGGVEQRRLAHRDPVAVIGQGMPLRRGLTADAAERTAKLLAPLLDADAVAITSREQVLAFTGPGRDHHKPGEPPTTAATEKVLSGSRSLVLHDRAELGCPHEHCPLESATMAPLEVGGHAVGALKVYRLQPDPPTRELVEGIAGILSLHLELSELDHERQLAVDAKLDALRAQINPHFLFNTLNTITSKARTDPEETRRLLLRLSDFFRYSIRQHGQFAEFGQEYFFVRTYVSLEQARFGEQLQVRYDVDPQVLGAQVPVLVLQPLVENAIKHGLAGKVGGGTVTLRARVDPLTRRTRLQVTDDGAGMDADSLEEVLFGAEATGGIGLRNISERIETLFGDRSTMEVRSAPGQGTTVELTFPLR; encoded by the coding sequence GTGAGCGGCACCTGGCTGCTGGCGGCCGCAGTGGGCGGTCTCTGGGCGCTCGTGTTCGTCGCGACGCAGCTGCTGGTCTCACCGCCGCTCGGCACGGCCCCGACCGTGCTCGGGGGCACGACCCTCACCGTGCTGGTCATCCTCGGGTATCCGTCCGTGCTGCGGGGGCCGCGGGGCCTGTCGAAGGCCGCGCTGCGCACGACCGGCTCCCGTCGGGGGGGCGTGGAGCAGCGACGCCTCGCCCACCGTGACCCGGTCGCGGTCATCGGCCAGGGGATGCCGCTGCGGCGTGGCCTGACGGCCGACGCCGCCGAGCGGACCGCGAAGCTGCTCGCCCCGCTGCTGGACGCCGACGCCGTGGCGATCACGAGCCGCGAGCAAGTGCTCGCGTTCACCGGCCCCGGGCGCGATCATCACAAGCCCGGTGAGCCCCCCACGACCGCGGCCACCGAGAAGGTGCTGTCCGGCTCACGATCGCTCGTGCTGCACGACCGCGCCGAGCTCGGCTGCCCGCACGAGCACTGCCCGCTGGAGAGCGCGACCATGGCCCCCCTGGAGGTCGGGGGACACGCGGTCGGCGCGCTCAAGGTCTACCGACTGCAGCCGGACCCGCCCACCCGCGAGCTCGTGGAGGGCATCGCCGGGATCCTGTCGCTGCACCTCGAGTTGAGCGAGCTGGACCACGAGCGGCAGCTCGCGGTGGACGCGAAGCTGGACGCGCTGCGGGCGCAGATCAACCCGCACTTCCTCTTCAACACGCTGAACACGATCACCTCCAAGGCCCGCACGGACCCCGAGGAGACGCGCCGCCTCCTCCTGCGCCTCTCGGACTTCTTCCGGTACTCGATCCGTCAGCACGGACAGTTCGCGGAGTTCGGCCAGGAGTACTTCTTCGTCCGCACCTACGTGTCCCTGGAGCAGGCCCGGTTCGGCGAACAGCTGCAGGTCCGCTACGACGTCGATCCCCAGGTGCTCGGCGCCCAGGTCCCGGTCCTCGTCCTGCAGCCCCTCGTCGAGAACGCGATCAAGCACGGTCTGGCGGGCAAGGTCGGCGGGGGCACCGTCACGCTGCGGGCACGCGTGGACCCGCTGACCCGGCGCACCCGCCTGCAGGTCACCGACGACGGGGCCGGCATGGACGCCGACTCACTCGAGGAGGTCCTGTTCGGCGCTGAGGCCACCGGTGGGATCGGCCTGCGCAACATCTCCGAACGCATCGAGACTCTGTTCGGCGACCGGTCGACCATGGAGGTGCGGTCCGCGCCCGGTCAGGGCACCACCGTCGAGCTGACCTTCCCGCTGCGATGA
- a CDS encoding sodium:solute symporter family protein produces MTAIQLWTLIFVVASFATYIGIAWRSRVKETGGFYVASQGVPTVANGAAVAADWMSAASFISMAGLIAFLGYDGAIYLMGWTGGYVLLALLLAPYLRKWGKYTVPEFVGDRFSETVRTISAGAAIIVSFTYVVGQMRGGGIVFSRFLDLSIEGGVLVAAAIIFTYAVLGGMKGITYTQVAQYTVLIIAYLIPAAAIAQIFTGVPIPQVTFGQVLGELNQLSIEFGLESYTEPFTARPQLDVFLVVLSLMVGTAGLPHVIIRFYTTRTVRGARYSAFWALFFIALLYTAAPAVGAFAKYNILDGVGGQAPDELPTWVESWEGTGLIEVDEGADTVESISNDPADEPDLFVDNDILVLANPEIAGLPAPVVGLVAAGGMAAAMSTAAGLLLVISSSVSHDFYFRRIKRGEASEREKLLVGRIAMAGAVLISILGGINPPAFVAQVVAFAFGLAAASFFPAIVMGIFWKRCNAQGAAAGMLAGLAFTIAYMLYTLEVFGLQANPHVLGVSPEGIGAIGALVNFVVAIIVSKRTAPPSAELMRMVDGIRYPAERRRTPTRSSG; encoded by the coding sequence ATGACGGCCATTCAGCTCTGGACCCTGATCTTCGTCGTCGCGAGCTTCGCCACCTACATCGGCATCGCATGGCGCAGCCGGGTCAAGGAGACCGGCGGCTTCTACGTCGCGAGCCAGGGCGTGCCGACCGTCGCCAACGGTGCCGCCGTGGCCGCGGACTGGATGAGCGCGGCCTCGTTCATCTCGATGGCGGGGCTGATCGCGTTCCTCGGTTACGACGGCGCGATCTACCTGATGGGGTGGACCGGCGGCTACGTTCTGCTCGCGCTGCTCCTGGCCCCGTACCTGCGCAAGTGGGGCAAGTACACCGTCCCGGAGTTCGTCGGCGACCGGTTCAGCGAGACCGTGCGCACGATCTCCGCCGGGGCGGCGATCATCGTGTCGTTCACCTACGTCGTGGGGCAGATGCGCGGTGGCGGGATCGTGTTCAGCCGCTTCCTGGACCTCTCGATCGAGGGCGGGGTGCTCGTCGCCGCGGCGATCATCTTCACCTACGCGGTCCTCGGCGGGATGAAGGGCATCACCTACACCCAGGTCGCCCAGTACACCGTGCTGATCATCGCGTACCTCATCCCGGCGGCCGCGATCGCCCAGATCTTCACCGGCGTCCCGATCCCCCAGGTCACCTTCGGGCAGGTCCTCGGTGAGCTGAACCAGCTCTCGATCGAGTTCGGGCTCGAGAGCTACACCGAGCCCTTCACGGCCCGCCCGCAGCTCGACGTCTTCCTCGTCGTGTTGTCGTTGATGGTCGGTACCGCGGGACTGCCGCACGTCATCATCCGCTTCTACACGACGCGGACGGTGCGCGGGGCACGGTACTCCGCGTTCTGGGCGCTGTTCTTCATCGCCCTGCTCTACACCGCCGCGCCGGCGGTGGGCGCGTTCGCGAAGTACAACATCCTCGACGGCGTCGGCGGCCAGGCGCCCGACGAGCTGCCCACCTGGGTGGAGTCCTGGGAAGGCACCGGCCTGATCGAGGTCGACGAGGGGGCCGACACCGTCGAGTCCATCAGCAACGATCCCGCCGACGAGCCCGACCTGTTCGTCGACAACGACATCCTCGTGCTCGCCAACCCGGAGATCGCCGGCCTGCCGGCGCCGGTGGTGGGGCTCGTCGCGGCCGGTGGAATGGCGGCGGCGATGTCGACGGCCGCCGGTCTCCTGCTCGTCATCAGCTCCTCGGTCTCGCACGACTTCTACTTCCGGCGCATCAAGCGGGGTGAGGCGAGCGAGCGCGAGAAGTTGCTGGTCGGCCGGATCGCGATGGCTGGTGCGGTGCTCATCTCGATCCTGGGAGGCATCAACCCACCGGCGTTCGTGGCCCAGGTCGTGGCGTTCGCGTTCGGGTTGGCCGCGGCGAGCTTCTTCCCTGCGATCGTGATGGGCATCTTCTGGAAACGCTGCAACGCCCAGGGAGCGGCCGCCGGCATGCTCGCCGGGCTCGCGTTCACGATCGCCTACATGCTCTACACGCTGGAGGTGTTCGGGCTCCAGGCGAACCCGCACGTGCTCGGCGTCAGTCCCGAGGGGATCGGCGCGATCGGTGCGCTGGTGAACTTCGTCGTGGCAATCATCGTCTCGAAGCGCACCGCGCCCCCGAGCGCGGAGCTCATGCGGATGGTCGACGGCATCCGTTACCCCGCCGAGCGGCGGCGCACCCCGACGAGGTCGTCCGGCTAG